A genomic window from Cricetulus griseus strain 17A/GY chromosome 4, alternate assembly CriGri-PICRH-1.0, whole genome shotgun sequence includes:
- the LOC100752868 gene encoding keratin-associated protein 20-2-like, translating into MCYCGRYYGGLGYGYGGLGYGYGGLGYGYGCGYGGYGYGCYRPLCYRRYWSYGFY; encoded by the coding sequence ATGTGTTACTGTGGCAGATACTATGGAGGCCTGGGCTATGGCTATGGTGGCCTGGGCTATGGCTATGGAGGCCTAGGCTATGGTTATGGCTGTGGCTATGGTGGCTATGGTTATGGCTGCTACCGCCCACTGTGCTATAGAAGATACTGGTCCTATGGCTTCTACTGA
- the LOC100752567 gene encoding keratin-associated protein 20-2-like: protein MCYYGGYNGGLGYGYGGLGYGYGCGYGGYGGYGSYGGYGYSCCRPLCCRRYWSYGYY from the coding sequence ATGTGTTACTACGGTGGATACAATGGAGGCCTTGGCTATGGCTATGGTGGCCTAGGCTATGGCTATGGCTGTGGCTATGGTGGCTATGGTGGCTATGGCAGCTATGGTGGCTATGGTTACAGTTGCTGCCGCCCTCTGTGCTGTAGGAGGTACTGGTCCTATGGCTACTACTGA